In one Polaribacter sp. ALD11 genomic region, the following are encoded:
- a CDS encoding DUF1569 domain-containing protein, giving the protein MKNIFDKEITNEVIKRVNLLTPKAKANWGKMSVSQMLAHCCVTYEIIYTDKHPKPNAFVKMLLKLFVKNAVVSEKPFTKNGKTAPQFIISDEREFEVEKKRLIAFMIKTQELGDLYFDGKESHSFGKLSAKEWNNSFYKHLDHHLTQFGV; this is encoded by the coding sequence ATGAAAAATATTTTTGACAAAGAAATTACAAATGAAGTAATTAAAAGAGTTAATCTTTTAACTCCAAAAGCGAAAGCAAATTGGGGTAAAATGTCTGTTTCACAAATGCTAGCGCATTGCTGTGTAACCTATGAAATAATTTACACAGATAAACATCCAAAACCAAACGCATTTGTAAAAATGCTGTTAAAATTATTTGTTAAAAATGCTGTTGTTTCTGAAAAACCTTTTACAAAAAACGGAAAAACTGCACCACAATTTATAATTTCTGATGAACGTGAATTCGAAGTAGAGAAAAAACGTTTGATAGCTTTTATGATAAAAACTCAGGAATTAGGAGATCTCTATTTTGATGGTAAAGAATCTCATTCTTTTGGTAAACTATCTGCCAAAGAATGGAACAATTCTTTTTATAAACACTTAGACCATCATTTAACGCAGTTTGGAGTTTAG
- a CDS encoding long-chain fatty acid--CoA ligase translates to MAIEITRLFDFPYYQLETYNLNKALTTKYNNKWESISTQEYVDKANQLSRGLLNLGIKPNDKIAIISSNNRTEWNICDIGILQTGAQNVPIYPTISKEDYEYVLNHSESIYCFVSDVDVLEKINKIKGNTKLKGIFTFDDIAGEKSWKEVLELGKDQINQKEVEDRKEAVKPEDLATLIYTSGTTGRPKGVMLSHKNIVSNVLAAKERVPLEDGNDVGLSFLPICHIFERMILYLYQYCGVSIYFAESIEKLSENAQEIKPNVMTAVPRLYEKIYDKIILKGETLSGVKKILFFWAVNLGLRYKPYGENGWWYEKQLTLARKLIFTKWQAALGGELKLMVSGSAALQPRLTRIFAAANMPIMEGYGLTETSPVITVNDQRNKGFRVGTVGKVLKHVEVKIAESGEILVKGPNVMMGYFKDEAKSAEVLKDGYFYTGDKGELDDEGFLKITGRTKEMFKTSGGKYVVPPLLEGELKQSLFIEQVMVVGEGEKMPAAIIQPNFDFIKDWIAKKGHKIGNTNEEIVNSELVINRIQKEVDKCNVHFGKWERIKRFELTPDVWSIDGGHLTPTMKMKRAIIKDIYKDLYDKIYRN, encoded by the coding sequence ATGGCGATAGAAATTACTAGATTATTTGATTTTCCTTACTACCAATTAGAAACTTATAATTTAAATAAAGCACTTACTACCAAATATAATAATAAATGGGAAAGTATTTCTACCCAAGAATATGTAGATAAAGCCAACCAGCTTAGTAGAGGCTTATTAAATTTAGGTATAAAACCAAATGATAAAATTGCTATAATCTCTTCTAATAACAGAACAGAATGGAATATTTGTGATATTGGAATTTTACAAACGGGTGCTCAGAATGTACCTATTTATCCAACAATTTCTAAAGAAGATTATGAATATGTTTTAAATCATTCAGAATCTATTTATTGTTTTGTTTCTGATGTTGACGTTTTAGAAAAAATTAATAAAATAAAAGGGAACACCAAATTAAAAGGCATTTTTACTTTTGATGATATTGCTGGTGAAAAATCTTGGAAAGAGGTTTTAGAGTTAGGAAAAGACCAAATCAATCAAAAAGAAGTAGAAGATAGAAAAGAGGCTGTAAAGCCCGAAGATTTAGCTACTTTAATTTATACTTCAGGAACTACAGGGAGACCAAAAGGTGTAATGCTATCACATAAAAACATCGTTTCAAATGTATTAGCTGCTAAAGAAAGAGTTCCTTTAGAAGACGGTAATGATGTTGGTTTAAGTTTTCTACCTATTTGCCACATTTTCGAAAGAATGATATTGTATTTATATCAATATTGTGGGGTTTCTATATACTTTGCAGAATCTATAGAAAAACTTTCTGAAAATGCTCAAGAAATAAAACCAAACGTAATGACTGCTGTACCACGTTTGTATGAAAAAATATATGATAAAATTATTCTAAAAGGAGAAACTTTATCTGGGGTTAAAAAAATACTATTCTTTTGGGCAGTAAATTTAGGTTTAAGATACAAGCCGTATGGCGAAAATGGTTGGTGGTATGAAAAACAATTAACATTAGCTAGAAAATTAATTTTTACTAAATGGCAAGCTGCTTTAGGTGGTGAATTAAAATTAATGGTTTCTGGTAGTGCTGCTTTACAACCTAGACTTACAAGAATTTTTGCAGCTGCAAATATGCCTATTATGGAAGGCTATGGACTTACAGAAACATCTCCCGTAATTACTGTAAACGATCAAAGAAACAAAGGTTTTAGAGTGGGTACTGTTGGTAAAGTTCTAAAGCATGTTGAGGTTAAAATTGCCGAAAGTGGAGAAATCTTGGTAAAAGGACCTAATGTAATGATGGGCTATTTTAAAGATGAAGCAAAATCTGCCGAAGTTTTAAAAGATGGTTATTTTTATACAGGTGATAAAGGTGAGCTTGATGATGAAGGTTTCTTAAAAATTACGGGGAGAACTAAAGAAATGTTTAAAACTTCTGGTGGTAAATATGTAGTTCCGCCATTACTAGAAGGTGAATTAAAACAATCTTTATTTATAGAGCAAGTAATGGTTGTTGGTGAAGGTGAAAAAATGCCAGCAGCAATTATTCAACCAAATTTCGATTTTATAAAAGACTGGATTGCTAAAAAAGGACATAAAATTGGCAATACAAATGAAGAAATTGTAAATTCTGAATTGGTTATAAATAGAATTCAAAAGGAAGTAGACAAATGTAATGTTCATTTTGGAAAATGGGAACGTATTAAACGTTTTGAACTAACACCAGATGTTTGGTCTATAGATGGTGGACACTTAACCCCAACTATGAAAATGAAACGAGCAATTATAAAAGATATCTACAAAGATTTATACGATAAAATTTATAGAAATTAA
- a CDS encoding pentapeptide repeat-containing protein: protein MKYKITLLAISFFLVNSISYAQRTVKASAIMKDIKAGKSISIENTTIEGVLDFTYMDDAMEKLPRKRKSSWFNWSSNNSSNEIKKMIDVKISFINCTFKEDVLAYIPDEDSGYTFIASFEDIAIFKNCNFERKAMFKYSRFERDSDFSNSTFDDENTFKYAKFDKNIDFSNTLFNEAATFKYAKFSKNVSFSNATFKDSATFKYTQFNDGVSFKNTKFEEDLNIKYMKVSGDFNISNMDVAYEIDSKYTEINGRSFSKYLIDKK, encoded by the coding sequence ATGAAATATAAAATTACACTTTTAGCTATTAGTTTCTTTTTAGTCAATTCAATTTCTTATGCTCAGAGAACAGTTAAAGCATCTGCTATAATGAAAGACATAAAAGCAGGTAAATCTATTTCTATAGAGAATACAACTATAGAAGGAGTCCTCGATTTTACATATATGGATGATGCGATGGAAAAACTACCAAGGAAGAGGAAGAGTAGCTGGTTTAACTGGAGTTCTAACAACTCTTCAAATGAAATTAAAAAAATGATAGATGTAAAAATTTCGTTTATAAACTGTACTTTTAAAGAGGATGTTCTAGCATATATACCAGATGAAGATTCTGGTTATACTTTTATTGCAAGTTTTGAAGATATCGCAATTTTTAAGAACTGTAACTTCGAACGTAAAGCCATGTTTAAATATTCTAGATTTGAAAGGGATTCAGACTTTTCTAATTCAACTTTTGATGATGAAAACACCTTTAAGTATGCTAAATTTGATAAAAACATCGATTTCTCAAACACCCTTTTTAATGAAGCTGCTACTTTTAAATATGCTAAGTTTAGTAAAAATGTAAGTTTTTCTAATGCTACTTTTAAAGATAGCGCAACCTTTAAATACACACAATTTAATGACGGAGTTTCTTTTAAAAACACAAAATTTGAAGAGGATTTAAATATCAAATACATGAAGGTTTCTGGCGACTTCAACATTTCTAATATGGATGTTGCCTATGAAATCGATTCAAAATATACAGAAATCAATGGAAGAAGCTTTAGCAAATACTTAATTGACAAAAAATAG